From the Maioricimonas rarisocia genome, one window contains:
- a CDS encoding valine--tRNA ligase, whose protein sequence is MSEIPKQYEPGATQQQWFPFWERHGYFNADPDPDKPSHTIMIPLPNVTGALHMGHALNGTCQDLITRWRRMQGFEALWMPGTDHAGIATQAVVERRMLEEEGLTRHDVGREALVNRIWKWKDAYEKRIVSQQKSLGASCDWRRIRFTLDEVCARAVRKTFFKMFSDGLIYRGKRLVNWDVHLQTAVADDEVFDEEVDGHFWTFNYPVVDSDGNETGERISFSTTRPETMLGDTAVCVHPTDERYTHLVGRKVKIPLNDRLIPIIADGLLADKELGTGAVKVTPAHDPNDYACYQRNPEIGIINILNPDGTLNENAGPWEGLDRYKVRERVVERMSEEGHFEGVEDRKIPIKHSDRSKTIVEPYLSDQWFVKMDDLAQAAIDAVDDGRVRFFPSRYAKTYTDWLAEKRDWCISRQLWWGHRIPIWSRPFDDAARESLQKLGATFNGEDVTLQGEHAAYVSAVVADGIQPGERLLLVCLDDGHEEIEQQLEAAGFEQDPDVLDTWFSSALWPHATLGWPDTDHSPPLDEEEVARQTAIANPTGSSNGDGNEVLDYFYPGSVLITSRDIITLWVARMVLTGLYNMGDVPFRHVHVHPKILDGFGQTMSKSKGNGVDPVDLIDKYGADAVRFTIASFAGETQDVRLPISYECPKCETLIPQTHQHQNAKPDEGTKPTVRCPKCKADYQYTSPNYDPDPDVPVARMVSERFEYGRNFCNKFWNAARFAMMNLEGYTEGAVTQEDLQLEDRWVLSRLATVTQQMDEFLGRYQFDAATRAIREFTWNEFCDWYLEMIKPRLRDESQRPVAQRVLLAVLDSLVRLLQPFTPFICEELWQRLREIAPSRSLPVEDATNVLAPTEVAEACIVASWPKVPVGWQDSSLENRFSRLQETIAAVRNVRAVYRIPPATPVKLLMRAAPEVADELQNVSQQFDNLAKTVLEAAGADVVRPSGSASFSLGDADGYIPLEGLIDRKEELARQEKEAEKLRKHVAGHEAKLKNENFVSRAPEHVVADVRETLEGLQKQLASVEAIIADLK, encoded by the coding sequence ATGAGTGAGATTCCCAAGCAGTACGAGCCCGGTGCCACGCAGCAGCAGTGGTTCCCGTTCTGGGAACGGCACGGCTACTTCAACGCCGACCCCGATCCCGACAAGCCGTCCCACACGATCATGATCCCGCTCCCCAACGTCACCGGGGCGCTGCACATGGGGCATGCTCTCAACGGCACCTGCCAGGATCTCATCACCCGCTGGCGGAGAATGCAGGGGTTCGAGGCGCTCTGGATGCCCGGCACCGACCACGCCGGTATCGCCACGCAGGCGGTTGTCGAACGCCGCATGCTCGAAGAAGAGGGCCTGACTCGTCACGACGTCGGCCGCGAGGCGCTCGTCAATCGCATCTGGAAGTGGAAAGACGCCTACGAGAAGCGGATCGTCAGCCAGCAGAAGTCGCTGGGAGCCAGCTGCGACTGGCGGCGGATCCGGTTCACCCTCGACGAAGTCTGTGCCCGGGCCGTCCGGAAGACGTTTTTCAAGATGTTCTCCGACGGGCTCATCTACCGCGGCAAGCGGCTGGTCAACTGGGACGTGCACCTGCAGACCGCCGTCGCCGACGATGAGGTCTTCGACGAAGAAGTGGACGGTCACTTCTGGACGTTCAACTACCCGGTCGTCGACAGCGACGGCAACGAGACCGGCGAGCGGATCAGCTTCTCGACCACGCGGCCGGAAACGATGCTCGGCGATACCGCCGTGTGCGTGCATCCGACCGACGAACGGTACACACACCTGGTCGGCCGCAAGGTGAAGATCCCGCTCAACGACCGGCTGATCCCGATCATTGCCGACGGTCTGCTGGCGGACAAGGAGCTGGGAACCGGTGCCGTGAAGGTCACGCCCGCCCACGACCCCAACGACTACGCCTGCTACCAGCGGAATCCGGAGATCGGGATCATCAACATCCTGAACCCGGACGGCACGCTCAACGAGAATGCCGGCCCGTGGGAGGGGCTGGACCGGTACAAGGTGCGCGAGCGGGTCGTCGAGCGGATGTCCGAAGAAGGGCACTTCGAAGGCGTCGAAGACCGCAAGATCCCGATCAAGCACTCCGACCGGTCCAAGACGATTGTCGAGCCGTACCTCTCGGACCAGTGGTTCGTGAAGATGGACGACCTGGCGCAGGCGGCGATCGACGCCGTCGACGACGGTCGCGTCCGGTTCTTCCCCTCGCGGTATGCGAAGACCTACACCGACTGGCTGGCGGAAAAACGGGACTGGTGCATCAGCCGGCAGCTCTGGTGGGGACACCGAATTCCGATCTGGTCTCGTCCGTTCGACGACGCGGCCCGCGAGTCGCTGCAGAAGTTGGGAGCAACGTTCAATGGCGAAGACGTGACGCTCCAGGGCGAGCACGCCGCGTACGTCAGCGCGGTTGTTGCCGACGGGATCCAGCCGGGTGAACGGTTGCTGCTCGTCTGTCTCGACGACGGCCACGAAGAGATCGAACAGCAGCTCGAGGCAGCCGGCTTCGAGCAGGATCCGGACGTCCTCGATACGTGGTTCAGCTCGGCCCTGTGGCCGCACGCGACCCTCGGCTGGCCCGATACCGATCACAGCCCGCCGCTCGACGAGGAGGAAGTTGCCCGGCAGACCGCCATAGCGAATCCCACCGGAAGCAGCAACGGGGACGGCAACGAAGTCCTCGATTACTTCTACCCGGGCAGCGTGCTGATCACCTCGCGGGACATCATCACGCTGTGGGTGGCCCGGATGGTGCTGACCGGCCTGTACAACATGGGGGACGTTCCGTTCCGCCATGTGCATGTGCATCCCAAGATCCTCGACGGCTTCGGCCAGACGATGTCGAAGTCGAAGGGGAACGGCGTCGATCCGGTCGATCTGATCGACAAGTACGGGGCCGATGCGGTCCGGTTCACGATCGCGTCGTTCGCCGGCGAGACGCAGGATGTCCGGCTGCCGATCAGCTACGAGTGTCCGAAGTGCGAAACGCTGATTCCGCAGACGCATCAGCATCAGAACGCCAAGCCGGACGAGGGGACCAAGCCGACCGTCCGCTGCCCGAAGTGCAAGGCGGACTATCAGTACACCAGCCCGAACTACGATCCCGATCCCGACGTGCCGGTCGCCCGCATGGTGAGCGAACGGTTCGAGTACGGCCGGAACTTCTGTAACAAGTTCTGGAATGCCGCCCGGTTCGCGATGATGAACCTGGAAGGCTACACCGAAGGCGCGGTCACGCAGGAGGATCTGCAGCTCGAAGACCGCTGGGTGCTCAGCCGGCTGGCGACGGTCACGCAGCAGATGGATGAGTTCCTGGGGCGGTACCAGTTCGATGCCGCCACGCGGGCGATCCGTGAGTTCACGTGGAACGAGTTCTGCGACTGGTATCTGGAGATGATCAAGCCGCGGCTGCGGGACGAAAGTCAGCGTCCGGTCGCCCAGCGGGTGCTGCTGGCGGTGCTCGATTCGCTGGTCCGCCTGCTGCAGCCATTCACGCCGTTTATCTGCGAAGAGCTGTGGCAGCGTCTGCGCGAGATTGCCCCGAGCCGCAGCCTGCCGGTCGAAGATGCCACGAACGTGCTGGCACCGACCGAGGTGGCCGAGGCCTGCATCGTGGCGAGCTGGCCGAAGGTTCCTGTTGGCTGGCAGGATTCGTCGCTGGAGAATCGCTTCTCCCGCCTGCAGGAGACGATCGCGGCGGTTCGGAACGTACGGGCCGTGTACCGCATTCCGCCGGCCACGCCGGTCAAGCTACTGATGCGGGCCGCTCCCGAGGTGGCCGACGAGCTGCAGAACGTCTCGCAGCAGTTCGACAATCTGGCGAAGACGGTGCTGGAAGCGGCCGGTGCCGACGTCGTGCGTCCGTCCGGCTCGGCCAGTTTTTCGCTGGGGGATGCCGACGGCTACATTCCGCTGGAAGGCCTGATCGACCGCAAGGAGGAGCTGGCCCGCCAGGAGAAGGAGGCGGAGAAGCTTCGCAAGCATGTGGCGGGGCACGAAGCGAAGCTCAAGAACGAGAACTTCGTCAGTCGTGCTCCGGAACACGTCGTGGCGGACGTTCGGGAGACTTTGGAAGGGCTGCAAAAGCAGCTCGCCAGCGTCGAAGCGATCATCGCCGACCTCAAATAG
- a CDS encoding lysophospholipid acyltransferase family protein, with protein MSTTTLAAPPSERLSYAAGVTQPWRRTLIRLVERAMGVRSLLQLYDAAAREAAEGVDPFLAGKKHLDVQVDIEAGSLDRIPATGPLLIVSNHPFGAVDGLILCSLVTQVRKDFRILLNHVASQIHEIEPWILPIDFRPVRESREVNLQSRKKAIELLQEGGCLVLFPAGSIATTETNYGLWGSATEREWTPFTSRLILKSQPTVLPIYISGQNSRLFQVASHVSPTLRAALLVREISNKKGRRIGVRIGEPIDTTTADLPSDRQELADLLQQRTLALAGD; from the coding sequence GTGTCGACTACCACCCTGGCGGCCCCGCCGTCCGAGAGACTCAGTTACGCTGCGGGCGTCACACAGCCGTGGCGGCGGACGCTGATCCGTCTGGTCGAGCGGGCGATGGGCGTACGCAGCCTGCTGCAGCTGTACGATGCGGCGGCCCGCGAAGCGGCTGAGGGAGTCGATCCCTTCCTGGCGGGGAAGAAACATCTGGATGTGCAGGTCGACATCGAGGCGGGCAGTCTGGACCGGATTCCCGCGACCGGGCCGCTGCTGATCGTTTCCAATCATCCGTTCGGTGCTGTCGACGGACTGATCCTCTGCTCGCTGGTGACGCAGGTCCGCAAGGACTTCCGCATCCTGCTCAACCATGTGGCCAGTCAGATCCACGAGATCGAGCCCTGGATTCTGCCGATCGATTTCCGTCCGGTCCGCGAGTCGCGTGAGGTCAATCTCCAGAGCCGTAAAAAGGCGATCGAACTGCTCCAGGAGGGGGGCTGTCTGGTGCTGTTTCCCGCCGGAAGCATCGCCACGACCGAGACGAACTACGGACTGTGGGGCTCCGCCACCGAGCGGGAATGGACGCCGTTTACGAGCCGACTGATCCTCAAGAGTCAGCCAACAGTCCTGCCGATCTACATCAGCGGGCAGAACAGCCGCCTGTTCCAGGTGGCCAGCCACGTCAGCCCGACGCTACGGGCGGCTCTGCTGGTGCGGGAGATTTCGAACAAAAAGGGCCGCAGGATCGGCGTGCGGATCGGCGAGCCGATCGACACGACGACTGCAGACCTCCCGTCCGACCGGCAGGAGCTGGCGGATCTGCTGCAGCAGCGGACCCTGGCACTGGCCGGGGACTGA
- a CDS encoding peptide-binding protein: MLRAIGERWLWVLVASLLLAGCPSNPENSSTSGTAGGSGGESSDGDAEVLLEPFDPPPLEELDAEVTWESQPVIDSMDRLHEYLAQQEPLVSVDTALSMKNDSDEANEQIVSALSQPPKSDSEVDWDASVNRHAYMDMKSSNPILGSSVTEFEVSGLTTPSLFAFDWQFIPFGNAELIESWDTSEDRMYDKVVLRDDATWSDGKPITAHDVAFTFQAIMNPKVPAVAVRSGTDQLRWVHAYDDRTVVFFHKEALATNVWNMFYPIIPAHVYSESIEDDPSLSESDYHLKYEKSPISGGPYVITRRVRNQEIVLERREDWYMQDGKQVRKKPYLKEIRFRILEDPNTALLALKNGEIDELELRAQAWTTQTNDDDFYKLNTKASGTEWAFAYIGWNVETVFFSDARVRKAMSYTLNHDEMINNICYGLYEPGQGIYHPTAWMAPDPMPEPYQQDLDKAEALLDEAGWDDSDGDGIRDKEIGGRKVNFEFTILIASSSETGLKICELLRESLDRIGIICNIKPTEFTVLQENARTHKFQAMMAGWGTGTDPDTGENLWTTKALKQNGRNYVQYTDPKVDELFEQGKREFDRDKRAEIYGQIHSQLWEDQPYTWLYYRSSFFGFNKRLRGYMFSPRGPFGYAPGFGSVWVSAE; this comes from the coding sequence ATGTTGCGTGCGATCGGAGAGAGGTGGCTGTGGGTACTCGTAGCGTCGTTGCTGCTGGCCGGATGTCCTTCAAACCCTGAGAACTCCTCCACGTCGGGCACGGCAGGTGGTTCCGGCGGTGAGTCCAGCGACGGCGACGCCGAAGTTCTCCTCGAGCCGTTCGATCCGCCTCCCCTCGAAGAGCTGGATGCCGAGGTGACCTGGGAGTCGCAGCCGGTCATCGATTCGATGGACCGCCTGCACGAATACCTCGCCCAGCAGGAGCCGCTCGTTTCCGTCGACACCGCTCTGTCGATGAAGAACGATTCCGACGAGGCGAACGAGCAGATCGTCAGCGCGCTCAGCCAGCCCCCGAAGTCGGATTCCGAAGTCGACTGGGACGCGTCGGTCAATCGTCATGCCTACATGGACATGAAGAGCAGCAACCCGATCCTCGGCAGCTCGGTTACCGAGTTCGAGGTTTCGGGACTCACCACGCCTTCGCTGTTCGCCTTTGACTGGCAGTTCATCCCATTCGGCAATGCCGAACTGATTGAATCGTGGGACACCAGCGAAGACCGTATGTACGACAAGGTCGTGCTGCGGGACGACGCCACCTGGTCGGACGGCAAGCCGATCACGGCTCACGATGTCGCGTTCACTTTCCAGGCGATCATGAACCCGAAAGTGCCGGCCGTTGCCGTGCGGTCGGGAACCGATCAGCTTCGCTGGGTGCACGCGTACGACGACCGGACCGTGGTCTTCTTCCACAAGGAAGCGCTGGCGACGAACGTGTGGAACATGTTCTACCCGATCATCCCGGCCCATGTTTACAGCGAATCGATCGAGGACGACCCCTCGCTCAGCGAGAGCGATTACCACCTCAAGTACGAGAAGTCGCCGATCTCGGGCGGGCCGTACGTCATCACCCGCCGCGTGCGGAACCAGGAGATCGTCCTCGAGCGTCGTGAAGACTGGTACATGCAGGACGGCAAACAGGTTCGCAAGAAGCCGTACCTGAAGGAGATCCGCTTCCGGATCCTCGAAGACCCCAACACGGCACTGCTGGCGCTGAAGAACGGCGAGATCGACGAACTCGAACTGCGGGCGCAGGCCTGGACGACCCAGACCAACGACGACGACTTCTACAAGCTCAACACCAAGGCCAGCGGCACGGAATGGGCCTTCGCGTACATCGGCTGGAACGTCGAAACGGTCTTCTTCTCCGACGCCCGTGTCCGCAAAGCGATGTCGTACACGCTCAATCACGACGAAATGATCAACAACATCTGCTACGGCCTGTACGAGCCAGGGCAGGGGATCTATCACCCGACCGCCTGGATGGCCCCCGATCCGATGCCGGAGCCGTACCAGCAGGATCTCGACAAGGCCGAAGCTCTTCTCGACGAAGCCGGCTGGGACGACAGTGACGGTGACGGAATCCGTGACAAGGAGATCGGCGGCCGGAAGGTCAACTTCGAATTCACCATTCTCATCGCTTCCAGTTCCGAGACGGGACTGAAGATCTGCGAACTGCTGCGGGAGAGCCTGGACCGCATCGGCATCATCTGCAACATCAAGCCGACCGAGTTCACCGTCCTGCAGGAAAACGCCCGGACCCACAAATTCCAGGCGATGATGGCCGGCTGGGGGACCGGGACCGACCCGGACACCGGCGAGAATCTCTGGACCACCAAGGCCCTCAAGCAGAACGGCCGCAATTACGTCCAGTACACGGATCCCAAGGTGGACGAGCTGTTCGAGCAGGGCAAGCGGGAGTTCGACCGGGACAAACGGGCCGAGATCTACGGCCAGATCCATTCTCAGTTGTGGGAGGATCAACCGTA